The following coding sequences lie in one Thermosulfuriphilus ammonigenes genomic window:
- a CDS encoding peptidylprolyl isomerase: protein MKRYQIFIKSLILFFLFISGTAWGFWGRDYLVEINGQKYTTDDFKRWWKYWKDPGMKVPETPDPFIDWNLMADEALALGLDQEPSYRRKLDIFIQVRSLMQLKYDEVDSRIDLSRKTLWPEYVKNYTPRLKIKALITNDENEVQAWKEKIKTPKDFETLFEKLSPEGKARDFGWERPITIPEVIKDKVLSASPGEILGPLKLNNRFYILYVEEKRGPEEEDFKKVRNNVATRVKKRESQRLTAELIKRLREKYPVEINQEVLNQIGLEEPPKDLAGATVLKIADKSLTGADLHKLLKKEAKLRAGKTPSSQELNQIKQRIINDSIAQTLTTWEAINRHYEKRPPLKEVYDFYRRQRLVRELEEKIIWPNVKVTEEDARRYYEEHKKDFTRPAQVEMAVIKTQDEQLARKVYQRIQRGEDFFEVAKEVDFHGARPERRPLESLVPEMREVLEKMEEGRISPIIKFKSPFGEEWYAIVKLLKKNPEEVHPFEMVKKNIMKTLAQRRFEELKREYLAKLREKSQIKIHQKTWRRLKKELEATDEAHVH from the coding sequence GTGAAACGGTACCAGATATTCATTAAGTCATTAATTCTTTTCTTTCTATTCATCTCCGGAACAGCTTGGGGCTTCTGGGGGCGGGATTATCTAGTAGAGATAAATGGTCAAAAGTACACGACTGACGATTTCAAACGATGGTGGAAGTATTGGAAGGATCCGGGGATGAAAGTCCCTGAAACCCCCGATCCTTTCATAGACTGGAATCTTATGGCCGATGAGGCCCTGGCTTTAGGGCTTGACCAGGAACCATCCTATCGACGAAAGCTTGATATCTTCATCCAGGTTCGCTCCCTGATGCAGCTAAAATATGACGAAGTTGACAGTCGTATTGATTTGAGTCGCAAAACCTTATGGCCCGAGTATGTAAAAAATTATACCCCTCGGCTGAAGATAAAGGCTTTAATTACCAATGACGAAAATGAGGTCCAGGCCTGGAAAGAAAAAATTAAGACCCCTAAGGACTTTGAAACCCTTTTTGAGAAACTATCCCCCGAAGGAAAGGCTCGAGATTTTGGCTGGGAGCGTCCGATAACCATCCCTGAAGTTATAAAAGATAAGGTCCTTTCGGCCTCACCGGGAGAGATCCTTGGCCCCCTGAAGTTAAACAATCGCTTCTACATTCTCTATGTTGAAGAGAAAAGAGGACCGGAGGAGGAAGACTTCAAGAAAGTTCGCAACAACGTAGCCACAAGAGTCAAAAAGAGAGAATCACAAAGGCTCACGGCTGAACTTATTAAACGCCTCCGGGAAAAATATCCTGTAGAAATAAACCAAGAGGTCTTAAACCAAATTGGCCTTGAGGAGCCACCTAAAGATCTCGCCGGGGCAACAGTCCTTAAAATAGCCGACAAAAGCCTCACCGGGGCGGATTTACATAAACTCCTTAAAAAGGAGGCCAAGCTCAGGGCCGGCAAGACCCCTTCTTCCCAGGAGCTAAACCAAATTAAACAGCGGATAATCAACGACTCTATCGCCCAGACCCTTACTACCTGGGAGGCCATTAACCGCCACTATGAAAAACGGCCCCCTCTCAAGGAGGTATATGACTTCTATCGCCGGCAACGTTTAGTCAGAGAGTTGGAAGAAAAGATTATCTGGCCCAACGTTAAAGTGACCGAAGAAGATGCCCGACGCTATTATGAAGAACATAAGAAGGACTTTACTCGCCCAGCCCAGGTAGAGATGGCCGTAATCAAGACCCAAGACGAACAACTGGCCCGGAAGGTCTATCAACGCATCCAAAGGGGAGAAGACTTCTTTGAAGTGGCCAAAGAGGTTGATTTTCATGGTGCCAGACCAGAAAGAAGGCCTCTGGAAAGCCTTGTTCCAGAGATGAGGGAAGTTTTAGAGAAAATGGAAGAAGGACGGATCTCTCCGATTATTAAGTTCAAGAGTCCCTTTGGTGAAGAGTGGTATGCCATAGTTAAACTCCTTAAGAAAAATCCCGAAGAGGTTCATCCTTTTGAGATGGTCAAGAAAAACATCATGAAGACCTTGGCCCAGAGGCGTTTTGAGGAGCTCAAAAGGGAATATCTGGCCAAGCTTCGGGAAAAATCACAGATTAAAATCCATCAGAAGACCTGGCGAAGGCTCAAAAAAGAACTGGAGGCTACCGATGAAGCCCACGTCCATTAA
- a CDS encoding cytochrome c3 family protein, which translates to METKLKISIGAVVFLWVWVSLVGVGQARVSGVCSNCHTMHNSQNGQAIKTSGPNPYLLDPVSSFSDPCVGCHSNTTAETIVTVGSTRIPIVVNLQEPTYPSDGSSTGVLAGGNFYWLITNGDVYGHNVLAIDGVSQDANLSQAPGMPDSASGGSCAGCHRQVSRCESCHKPAHHADDSGPVVGESGGWYRFLNSSEHGSSATGVIGIEDSDWEQTVSATDHNEYNGTNNIYGNDDNSMSNYCAGCHFKFHGVNYVDTDGNVLADNHSPWFRHPNHIALPNDPNKEYYYYNNPGGTGPGDYNPIAPVARDPNTLSGMTGPTNIVTPGSDQVMCLSCHRPHGSPYPDMLRWDYLNACIAGTSNANCGCFVCHTTKGQ; encoded by the coding sequence ATGGAGACAAAACTTAAGATTTCGATAGGGGCAGTTGTCTTTTTGTGGGTGTGGGTGTCTTTGGTGGGGGTAGGGCAGGCCCGGGTCTCTGGGGTCTGCTCAAACTGTCATACCATGCATAATTCTCAAAATGGCCAGGCCATTAAAACTTCTGGGCCTAATCCCTACCTTTTAGATCCAGTGTCAAGTTTTAGTGATCCTTGCGTTGGTTGTCATTCAAACACTACAGCAGAGACCATTGTTACTGTGGGAAGCACCCGAATCCCCATTGTGGTCAATCTTCAGGAGCCAACCTATCCTAGCGATGGTAGCTCAACTGGGGTTCTTGCCGGAGGTAACTTTTACTGGCTGATCACCAATGGTGATGTCTATGGTCACAACGTTCTGGCCATAGACGGCGTGAGTCAAGACGCCAATTTATCGCAGGCTCCGGGTATGCCTGACTCAGCCTCTGGGGGTAGCTGTGCGGGGTGTCATAGACAGGTGAGCAGATGTGAGAGCTGCCACAAGCCGGCTCACCACGCTGACGATTCAGGGCCGGTTGTTGGAGAGTCTGGTGGCTGGTATCGCTTTCTTAATTCGTCGGAGCACGGCAGCTCGGCCACAGGGGTGATTGGCATTGAGGATTCTGACTGGGAGCAGACGGTAAGTGCCACGGATCACAATGAATACAACGGCACCAACAATATCTATGGCAACGATGACAATTCCATGAGCAACTACTGTGCGGGTTGCCACTTCAAGTTCCATGGAGTCAATTATGTAGATACGGATGGTAATGTTTTAGCTGATAACCATTCGCCCTGGTTCAGGCACCCCAACCATATTGCTCTGCCCAATGATCCCAACAAAGAGTATTATTACTACAACAATCCTGGTGGCACTGGCCCGGGCGACTACAATCCCATTGCACCTGTGGCCAGGGATCCGAACACCCTTTCCGGGATGACGGGGCCGACCAACATTGTCACCCCGGGTAGTGATCAGGTGATGTGTCTTTCCTGTCATAGACCTCACGGCAGCCCCTATCCGGATATGCTGCGCTGGGATTACCTTAATGCCTGTATAGCCGGCACCAGCAATGCGAACTGTGGCTGTTTTGTCTGCCATACCACCAAAGGACAGTAA
- a CDS encoding CsgG/HfaB family protein has translation MESYLREGVDTTYIKKVAVLKFENNSQDNYAAERLRNITMTEILSLGLFDVVDKAMVDVVLEEQMVGEKVSLDKSTLRRIAKKLGVQALVVGAVDAYEENRDGSYTYPVVALTLRLIDGASGEVIWQASGTASGYSTSGRLFGLRPKDFTQVSFDLVERLLKTLK, from the coding sequence ATGGAATCTTATCTGCGAGAGGGGGTTGATACAACTTATATTAAAAAGGTGGCGGTACTCAAATTTGAAAACAATTCCCAAGACAACTACGCCGCCGAACGGCTCCGTAACATTACCATGACAGAGATCCTCTCCCTCGGACTCTTTGACGTAGTAGATAAGGCCATGGTAGATGTAGTTCTGGAAGAACAGATGGTCGGGGAGAAGGTCTCCCTGGACAAAAGTACCCTGCGTCGGATAGCCAAAAAACTAGGAGTCCAGGCCCTAGTGGTTGGCGCCGTGGATGCTTATGAAGAAAATAGAGATGGAAGCTATACCTACCCGGTAGTAGCCCTTACCCTGCGGTTAATAGATGGGGCTTCGGGGGAGGTTATCTGGCAGGCCAGCGGCACAGCGAGTGGTTATAGTACTAGTGGTAGGCTTTTTGGTTTACGTCCTAAAGATTTTACTCAAGTAAGCTTTGATCTAGTAGAAAGGTTGCTGAAGACTTTAAAGTGA
- a CDS encoding cytochrome C: MKVIRVLLVAGLLALIPLASPLWAAEEAPASPQEPTSPQLTSSDCIKCHPQIVHQIQEAGASHKTAVTCTDCHEGGHPPLVPKEQIIPKCSKCHQGKSHFELPNCLACHRNPHQPLNIVFEGETKPACKTCHPQQVKEVNEHPSAHAEVDCSFCHTKHGYIPSCLKCHEPHREGQQFEDCVKCHSVHKPLNITYGMDIPNMDCGACHGDIRELLESGTTKHAKLACVFCHRGVHGIIPQCETCHGKPHPQAMLEKFKGCLDCHQDPHNLAK; encoded by the coding sequence ATGAAGGTGATCAGAGTTCTACTTGTGGCAGGTCTTCTGGCGCTGATTCCCTTAGCAAGTCCACTCTGGGCGGCTGAAGAGGCTCCGGCTTCTCCCCAGGAGCCAACCTCTCCTCAGCTCACCAGCAGTGATTGTATCAAGTGCCATCCGCAAATAGTTCATCAGATTCAGGAGGCTGGCGCCAGCCATAAGACAGCGGTCACCTGTACGGATTGTCATGAGGGGGGACACCCTCCACTGGTCCCCAAAGAGCAGATTATACCCAAGTGTTCTAAGTGCCATCAGGGGAAATCACATTTTGAACTTCCCAACTGTCTGGCCTGCCACCGAAATCCCCATCAACCCCTTAATATAGTCTTTGAGGGCGAGACCAAACCGGCCTGTAAGACCTGTCATCCTCAGCAGGTTAAGGAGGTTAACGAACATCCCAGTGCCCATGCCGAAGTAGATTGCTCCTTCTGTCATACCAAACATGGTTACATACCAAGTTGTCTTAAGTGCCATGAGCCTCATCGAGAGGGGCAACAGTTTGAAGACTGTGTCAAGTGTCACTCGGTGCATAAGCCCCTTAATATTACCTATGGAATGGATATTCCTAATATGGATTGTGGGGCCTGCCACGGTGACATCCGAGAGCTTCTGGAATCTGGCACCACTAAGCATGCCAAATTGGCCTGTGTCTTTTGTCATCGAGGCGTCCATGGCATAATCCCGCAGTGTGAAACCTGCCACGGTAAACCTCATCCACAGGCGATGCTGGAGAAGTTCAAGGGCTGTCTGGATTGCCATCAAGATCCACACAACCTAGCCAAATAA
- a CDS encoding cytochrome c3 family protein, which yields MGKIWSFLVSLLGLVLLGYSPGVARVSGVCSNCHTMHYSQGGTTLTQWGSSGPYKALLNNSCLGCHTGINTGTNKVPYVLSTSAPTYSDTGTESGTNTLAGGNFYWVGVDDACGHNVAGVAGVDATLGTTPPGGTDLGQQLTCAGQYGCHGDRTVAGDVEALLGAHHADDSTIDGSTVGKSYRFLKGIVGLEDSDWEYQPTSSAHNQYKGRDRVSETDIDSTTISSLCGQCHGDFHAGANISSGSWGSPWLRHPTDYDLGNTSAGSEYRNYPGNYGPAAGAYSVIAPVASEDVSSVKQTVTFNNDTIVTCISCHRAHGTPYKKILRWNYQGWPGGTTVNGCNACHTTKD from the coding sequence TTGGGTAAGATCTGGAGCTTTCTTGTAAGTCTCTTAGGTCTTGTTCTTTTAGGATATAGCCCTGGAGTAGCACGGGTATCCGGGGTCTGTTCCAATTGTCATACCATGCACTACTCACAGGGGGGCACCACTTTAACCCAATGGGGAAGCTCTGGGCCTTATAAAGCCCTTTTAAACAACAGCTGCCTTGGTTGTCATACCGGGATTAATACGGGGACAAATAAGGTTCCTTACGTCCTTTCTACCAGTGCCCCCACCTATAGCGATACAGGTACAGAGTCTGGCACTAATACCTTAGCTGGTGGCAATTTTTACTGGGTGGGGGTCGACGACGCCTGCGGCCATAATGTTGCTGGCGTAGCCGGAGTGGACGCCACTTTAGGGACTACACCTCCCGGAGGCACAGATCTTGGTCAACAGCTCACCTGCGCCGGTCAGTATGGCTGCCATGGAGACCGAACCGTAGCCGGAGATGTAGAGGCCCTTTTAGGAGCCCATCACGCTGACGACTCCACTATCGATGGCTCTACCGTAGGGAAGAGCTACCGTTTTCTTAAAGGGATAGTTGGGCTGGAAGATTCTGACTGGGAGTATCAGCCCACAAGTAGTGCCCATAATCAGTACAAAGGGCGAGATAGAGTCTCAGAAACGGACATTGACTCTACCACCATAAGTTCTCTGTGTGGTCAGTGTCATGGCGATTTTCATGCCGGAGCAAACATCAGCAGTGGTAGTTGGGGGTCTCCATGGTTGAGACACCCTACTGACTATGACCTTGGCAACACCAGTGCTGGTTCAGAGTATCGTAATTATCCAGGAAACTATGGTCCGGCCGCTGGGGCCTATTCGGTTATTGCTCCGGTGGCAAGCGAAGATGTTTCTAGTGTCAAACAAACCGTAACCTTTAACAACGACACCATTGTAACTTGTATCTCTTGTCATCGAGCCCATGGTACCCCTTACAAGAAAATCCTGCGCTGGAACTACCAGGGCTGGCCTGGAGGAACAACGGTAAATGGCTGTAATGCATGCCATACAACAAAAGACTAA
- a CDS encoding cytochrome c3 family protein — protein MKPTSIKWLAGLVFFFPLIFGCVQSPQPQAPRAKKTCLECHPDYKTLVTKEGPVIHQPVASGQCNGCHRPHGLVGGAFLKSDPPQLCLRCHQKTLEELRRQTVHPPAQKGGCFLCHLPHSAPQKGLLKKPVDSQCLECHQDVLKGVNKHQALEEGCLRCHQPHGSDQPDLLQEKSSSLCLSCHTDKTILKKAHFNFDISQACIQCHDPHSSGQKSLLRPSIHQPVTKGECNSCHIGRGEHPLGLKGDPQEGCLSCHPKETGASHHLPYDRGKCLTCHGPHGSAWSPLLSKAPGALCTQCHSTQKVQKPGRQIRSEHKPVKDGDCLACHRGHISQQKSLIAEEPGKLCLSCHEGIKKGPIAHRPTAKGQCLTCHLPHDSSQPHLLGKEEKKLCFSCHQKTAKEENKFSLHTPFASGRCSDCHDPHYAQTKYLLPESPNQMCFSCHQRLEKEFKGEKVHAPFARKQCLTCHDAHAAEYAFQIKRPLDTICFDCHSQVGQMVRREAVVHPPAEKGNCQQCHRPHGGEKPWYLREDLKDLCLSCHQDVSNYWRQGVAHPPAEEEEGCLTCHQSHAGSRKALLKAPAGKICLSCHKIDQALVSAHNDITPSPKSCTTCHNPHGAPDERMLWPVEHPPFEKGNCLPCHGGGR, from the coding sequence ATGAAGCCCACGTCCATTAAGTGGCTGGCAGGGCTAGTATTTTTCTTCCCTCTAATCTTTGGCTGCGTTCAAAGTCCTCAACCCCAGGCTCCCAGAGCCAAAAAAACCTGTCTTGAGTGTCATCCAGACTACAAGACCCTGGTTACTAAAGAAGGACCGGTAATCCATCAACCGGTAGCTAGTGGACAGTGTAATGGTTGTCATCGCCCCCACGGTCTGGTGGGAGGGGCCTTTTTAAAGAGTGATCCACCTCAACTTTGTCTTCGCTGTCACCAGAAGACTTTAGAAGAGCTCCGCCGCCAGACAGTCCACCCGCCAGCCCAAAAAGGGGGCTGTTTTCTCTGTCATCTGCCTCATTCAGCTCCCCAGAAAGGACTCCTTAAAAAACCCGTTGATAGTCAGTGTCTCGAATGTCACCAAGATGTCTTAAAAGGGGTTAATAAGCACCAGGCCTTAGAGGAAGGTTGTCTTCGTTGTCACCAACCTCACGGCTCAGATCAGCCAGATCTTCTCCAAGAAAAATCCTCTTCTCTCTGTCTCTCCTGTCATACGGATAAGACAATCCTTAAAAAGGCTCACTTTAACTTTGATATTAGCCAAGCTTGTATTCAATGCCATGATCCCCATAGCTCTGGGCAAAAATCTCTCCTGCGTCCTTCGATACATCAGCCTGTTACCAAGGGAGAGTGTAATTCTTGTCATATCGGTCGGGGAGAACATCCCTTAGGGCTTAAGGGAGACCCTCAAGAGGGATGCCTAAGTTGCCATCCCAAAGAGACTGGCGCCAGCCACCACCTCCCCTATGACCGGGGAAAGTGCCTTACCTGTCATGGTCCCCATGGCAGCGCCTGGTCCCCACTTCTCTCTAAAGCTCCGGGAGCCCTTTGCACCCAGTGCCATAGCACTCAAAAGGTCCAAAAGCCTGGACGCCAGATCCGAAGTGAGCACAAGCCAGTCAAAGACGGCGATTGTCTTGCCTGCCATCGGGGTCACATCTCACAGCAAAAGTCTTTGATAGCTGAAGAGCCCGGCAAACTGTGTCTGTCCTGCCATGAGGGGATCAAGAAAGGACCGATAGCCCATCGGCCTACTGCTAAAGGGCAATGTTTAACCTGCCACCTCCCCCATGACTCCTCCCAGCCCCATCTTTTAGGAAAAGAGGAAAAAAAGCTTTGCTTTTCCTGTCATCAAAAAACCGCCAAGGAAGAAAACAAATTCAGCCTCCATACCCCTTTTGCTAGTGGACGTTGCTCTGACTGTCATGATCCCCATTACGCCCAGACAAAATATCTCCTTCCTGAGTCTCCAAACCAGATGTGTTTCTCCTGCCACCAAAGGCTAGAAAAGGAATTCAAAGGAGAGAAAGTCCATGCTCCCTTTGCTCGAAAGCAGTGCCTTACCTGCCACGATGCTCATGCCGCTGAATACGCCTTCCAGATCAAACGCCCTCTGGACACCATATGTTTTGACTGCCACAGTCAGGTAGGACAAATGGTCAGACGGGAAGCGGTTGTCCACCCACCGGCAGAAAAAGGGAACTGTCAGCAATGTCATCGTCCCCATGGAGGTGAAAAGCCCTGGTACCTCAGGGAGGACTTAAAAGACCTCTGTCTTTCTTGCCATCAGGATGTCTCTAACTATTGGCGACAGGGGGTGGCTCATCCTCCGGCAGAAGAGGAAGAGGGTTGCCTCACCTGTCACCAAAGCCACGCTGGTTCACGTAAAGCCTTACTTAAGGCCCCGGCAGGCAAAATATGTCTTAGTTGTCATAAGATAGATCAGGCCCTTGTTTCTGCGCACAACGACATTACTCCCTCCCCCAAGTCATGCACTACCTGCCATAATCCCCATGGGGCCCCTGACGAGCGAATGCTCTGGCCAGTAGAGCATCCTCCCTTTGAAAAAGGGAATTGTCTCCCCTGTCACGGAGGTGGCCGATGA
- a CDS encoding NHL repeat-containing protein, whose product MAEIKVVAILKTDDLGKPLSYPSALAYDPVRDELYVTDASRSKIVIYSPDLFPVFSIGPGRGVVAPTGLALDSEGNLYVCQNPTEKEPRARISVFNAAAIKVRDIYFEGFEGADSFYPKSVAIGIHGQIYVTGLDFAGVVVLDREGKFLHLLSPKDSVSANLPPKKAVITDVFIDEKGRIYLVSEEMGRLYVYDSQERYLFKAGQKGGSSGKLSRPRGVAADPERGLIYVVDYMRHMGQAFRYDDGRLLFEFGGRGWSPGWFNYPTDIVVDKYGRIYVADLFNHRVQVVELVQKGMGSVPLNTTPSFITPLQKLKK is encoded by the coding sequence GTGGCCGAGATTAAAGTAGTAGCCATCCTTAAGACTGACGATTTAGGTAAGCCCCTTTCTTATCCTTCGGCCCTTGCTTATGATCCAGTCCGCGATGAGCTTTATGTTACAGATGCCTCTCGTTCCAAGATAGTTATCTACAGTCCTGATCTTTTCCCTGTTTTCTCTATAGGACCTGGTCGGGGGGTAGTGGCTCCCACCGGATTGGCTCTCGATTCCGAGGGTAATCTGTACGTCTGCCAGAATCCTACTGAGAAGGAACCACGAGCTCGAATTTCGGTCTTCAATGCGGCGGCTATTAAGGTTAGGGATATTTATTTTGAGGGGTTTGAAGGGGCCGACTCTTTTTACCCCAAATCTGTAGCTATTGGTATCCATGGCCAAATTTATGTGACTGGTTTGGACTTTGCCGGGGTGGTGGTCCTCGACCGAGAGGGTAAGTTTCTTCATCTTCTATCTCCTAAGGACTCGGTTTCGGCTAACCTCCCTCCCAAAAAGGCCGTAATTACTGATGTCTTTATAGATGAAAAAGGGCGAATTTATTTGGTAAGTGAAGAAATGGGCCGATTATACGTCTATGATTCCCAGGAGCGCTACCTTTTTAAGGCTGGTCAAAAAGGTGGCAGTTCTGGTAAACTCAGTCGTCCTCGGGGGGTAGCTGCCGACCCGGAGCGGGGGCTTATCTACGTGGTGGACTATATGCGCCATATGGGGCAGGCCTTTCGCTACGATGATGGTCGCTTACTTTTTGAATTCGGCGGGCGAGGTTGGAGTCCAGGGTGGTTTAATTATCCGACCGATATTGTGGTTGACAAGTATGGCCGAATTTATGTAGCAGATCTATTTAATCACCGGGTGCAGGTAGTGGAGCTGGTTCAGAAGGGCATGGGTAGTGTCCCCTTGAACACTACACCTTCTTTTATAACGCCCTTACAGAAGCTTAAGAAATGA
- a CDS encoding cytochrome c3 family protein encodes MRKGFIFSVILALVLVLPGLSQARVQGPCADCHTMHNSQNGAAVVSGGPYRALTKGDCVGCHTGGPNTGTNNIPYVNFTSAPTYGNFGIESGTNTLAGGNFYWVAQGSDAKGHNVSGIASQDGAIGLTPPGWNNTDFQKNGAVANGEATWSQQLTCAGTYGCHGDHQYTDDFKAISGAHHTDDSTIDGSTVGKSFRFLKGIKGIEDSDWEYQPTSTAHNQYYAVDRIGNFVDDPSAADPASINYLCAECHGNFHSGTGNTAGADDEGSTVGSPWIRHPSDFDMNNVSSKEYGQYPGPFDTAGTYWPGAPVGSTDLSGVKSTVLQAADDAIVLCISCHRAHGTPNDDLLRWDYTQCNASSGSSGNCGCYACHTTKY; translated from the coding sequence ATGAGAAAGGGTTTTATCTTTTCAGTAATTTTGGCCTTGGTCTTGGTTTTGCCGGGGCTCTCTCAGGCCCGAGTACAGGGCCCGTGTGCTGACTGTCACACCATGCATAACTCTCAGAACGGTGCGGCGGTGGTCTCTGGAGGGCCTTATCGGGCCTTGACAAAGGGGGATTGTGTTGGTTGCCATACGGGCGGTCCAAACACTGGGACCAATAACATTCCCTATGTAAATTTCACCTCGGCACCTACCTATGGCAATTTTGGTATCGAGAGCGGTACTAACACCTTGGCTGGTGGTAACTTCTACTGGGTGGCCCAGGGCAGTGACGCCAAGGGGCATAATGTCTCTGGTATCGCCTCTCAAGATGGAGCCATCGGTCTTACTCCTCCTGGTTGGAATAATACTGATTTTCAGAAAAATGGGGCTGTGGCCAATGGTGAGGCTACATGGAGCCAGCAGCTCACCTGTGCTGGAACCTATGGTTGTCATGGTGACCACCAGTATACTGACGACTTTAAGGCTATCTCCGGGGCTCATCATACTGACGATTCCACTATTGATGGTTCTACTGTAGGTAAGAGCTTTCGCTTCCTCAAAGGTATTAAGGGCATTGAAGACTCTGATTGGGAGTATCAGCCCACCTCCACCGCCCACAATCAGTACTATGCCGTGGACCGAATTGGTAATTTTGTAGATGATCCTTCCGCTGCTGATCCGGCCAGCATCAACTATCTTTGTGCCGAATGTCATGGAAACTTCCACAGTGGTACGGGAAATACCGCCGGTGCTGATGATGAGGGCAGCACGGTTGGGTCACCCTGGATTCGTCATCCCTCTGATTTTGACATGAACAATGTCTCCAGTAAGGAGTATGGCCAGTATCCTGGGCCGTTCGATACTGCTGGGACCTACTGGCCCGGGGCTCCGGTTGGCTCCACGGATCTCTCTGGTGTCAAGAGCACGGTGCTTCAGGCCGCCGATGATGCCATTGTCCTCTGTATTTCCTGTCACCGAGCCCACGGTACCCCCAATGATGACCTGCTGCGTTGGGATTACACCCAGTGTAACGCTTCAAGCGGCTCTTCTGGAAATTGTGGTTGCTACGCCTGTCATACCACCAAATACTAA
- a CDS encoding cytochrome c3 family protein, with protein sequence MIRWWILLLIILWGPFSWAQTQKVCFKCHPRKAFIQGRIHKPITKGECDRCHLPHVSRYKGLLKEPAPGLCFTCHKPLKKALTQAEVIHPPVAKGACLRCHEAHTSPQPNLLKEEAKTICLNCHKDLRQKFKNPHFPFAQGKCLSCHEAHVSNDRRLIKKTGPDLCLTCHKETAKLSKTHQGKAPGEMDCLSCHNPHGSDRKGLLREKGHPPYEKGSCQTCHKAQKKGADLCLSCHEDQKKSFEHTHNHLLGGLEENPCLVCHSPHVADTEALLRDAPGRLCQQCHPETYRQKEASLYIHPQWGNCLNCHVGHGSNHPAMLNGDGNAACVRCHETQGEFTHPVGDKIIDPRNGQPVTCVTCHDPMGTNFKYNLRLSGEATLCLECHKNY encoded by the coding sequence ATGATACGTTGGTGGATTTTGCTTCTGATTATTCTCTGGGGGCCATTTTCTTGGGCCCAGACCCAGAAGGTCTGTTTCAAATGCCATCCTCGAAAGGCCTTTATTCAGGGCCGAATTCATAAACCGATAACCAAAGGAGAATGTGATCGATGTCATCTGCCCCATGTTTCGCGCTACAAAGGACTCCTTAAGGAACCTGCCCCAGGGCTTTGCTTCACCTGTCACAAGCCTTTAAAGAAGGCCTTAACCCAAGCCGAGGTGATTCATCCCCCAGTGGCCAAAGGGGCCTGTCTTCGCTGCCATGAAGCTCATACCTCCCCTCAGCCTAACCTTCTTAAGGAAGAGGCCAAAACAATTTGCCTGAATTGCCACAAGGATCTTCGCCAGAAGTTCAAGAACCCCCATTTCCCTTTTGCTCAGGGGAAGTGCCTCTCATGTCATGAGGCTCATGTATCAAACGACAGGCGCCTTATTAAAAAGACTGGACCAGATCTCTGTCTCACCTGCCACAAAGAAACCGCAAAGCTCTCAAAGACCCATCAGGGAAAAGCTCCTGGAGAAATGGATTGTCTCTCCTGTCACAATCCCCATGGGAGCGATAGAAAAGGGCTCTTAAGGGAAAAAGGACATCCTCCTTACGAAAAAGGGAGCTGTCAGACCTGCCATAAGGCTCAAAAGAAGGGAGCTGATCTTTGCCTTTCCTGCCATGAAGACCAGAAGAAGAGCTTCGAGCACACCCACAACCACCTTTTAGGAGGGCTTGAGGAGAATCCGTGCCTGGTCTGCCATAGCCCCCATGTGGCCGATACAGAGGCCCTCCTTAGAGACGCCCCGGGGCGGTTATGTCAACAATGTCATCCAGAAACCTACCGTCAAAAAGAGGCCAGCCTTTACATTCACCCCCAATGGGGTAACTGCCTCAACTGTCATGTGGGCCATGGTTCAAATCATCCAGCTATGCTCAATGGAGACGGTAATGCTGCCTGTGTCCGGTGTCATGAAACGCAAGGAGAATTCACTCATCCTGTTGGGGACAAGATCATCGACCCCCGCAATGGTCAGCCGGTAACCTGCGTTACCTGTCATGATCCAATGGGCACCAACTTTAAGTACAACCTTAGACTAAGCGGGGAGGCAACTCTATGTCTCGAGTGTCACAAAAATTATTAA